A portion of the Camelus ferus isolate YT-003-E chromosome 16, BCGSAC_Cfer_1.0, whole genome shotgun sequence genome contains these proteins:
- the AKAP1 gene encoding A-kinase anchor protein 1, mitochondrial, whose protein sequence is MAFQFRSLFPLALPGMLALLGWWWFFSRKKEPVSSHNKQVEASRVELRADSAPEEPPPVEDACPEVASTPPGVTQPPEKESTVSKRVHPARRRSESSGSLPNTMDTRFRPGTRKEDSARVELALTGDEPTSLPLECPLPSPKGVPFPHEAVAVCKQEAGLGRTAGWGRQGQSAAPVEKQSPGEKARETGGPEGTGDAVLGENVLEEGMLSQEQGSELQSSRAPSLAPSGGGGEKERSSPPAVDEDAVGKLWSSFVESAHTELETPTPRVRGGRAWDGDFTRELGKEETLDRNEKIEQAAFQIISKVILEATEEVLATTMGRIAGRMYQASAGQLQGQKEEGCSPASQETAPGHGATEAAESTEPAESAAATESAAATSEAVRAPVEAALPSTDPPAEDLPPPKTYVSCLTSPLSSPTKDRKPKNSAHPISLTPCPPPAAPLGESLGEAGDLAGDAACVTCVSNNSQGVPSVASSGQCSDSVSTSGLEDSCTEATSSPRDKATTPPLPESTVPFSNGVLKGELSDLGTEDRWTMDAEADHSGGSDGNSMDSVDGCCGLRKPDGFQNAQAGSNPKKVDLIIWEIEVPKHLVGRLIGKQGRYVSFLKQTSGAKIYISTLPYTQNVQICHIEGSQHHVDKALNLIGKKFKELNLTNIYAPPLPSLALPSLPMTSWLMLPDGITVEVIVVNQVNAGHLFVQQHTHPTFHALRSLDQQMYLCYSQPGIPTLPTPVEITVICAAPGVDGAWWRAQVVASYEETNEVEIRYVDYGGYKRVKVDVLRQIRSDFVTLPFQGAEVLLDGVTPLSDDDHFSPEADAAMSEMTGNTALLAQVTSYSPTGLPLIQLWSVIGDEVVLINRSLVERGLAQWVDSYYSSL, encoded by the exons atggCTTTCCAGTTCCGTTCACTTTTCCCCTTGGCATTGCCTGGAATGCTGGCACTCCTCGGCTGGTGGTGGTTTTTCTCTCGTAAAAAAGAGCCTGTCAGCAGCCACAACAAACAGGTGGAGGCCAGCAGGGTGGAGCTGAGGGCTGACTCTGCCCCCGAGGAACCACCCCCCGTGGAGGACGCCTGTCCTGAAGTAGCATCCACGCCCCCCGGCGTCACGCAGCCTCCAGAAAAGGAGTCCACCGTGAGCAAGCGGGTGCATCCGGCCCGTCGGAGGTCAGAGTCCTCGGGCAGCCTTCCGAACACCATGGACACGCGATTTCGACCAGGAACACGCAAAGAGGACAGTGCAAGGGTGGAACTAGCCCTGACAGGCGACGAACCCACATCTCTTCCTCTCGAGTGTCCCCTGCCATCCCCGAAGGGCGTTCCGTTCCCCCACGAAGCAGTTGCAGTGTGTAAgcaagaggcagggctgggcaggacaGCGGGCTGGGGGCGGCAGGGCCAGTCTGCAGCCCCTGTGGAgaagcagagccctggggagaaggCCAGGGAGACGGGCGGGCCCGAAGGCACCGGAGATGCAGTTCTGGGAGAGAATGTGCTGGAAGAAGGAATGTTGTCCCAAGAGCAGGGCTCTGAGCTGCAGAGCAGCAGGGCACCCAGCCTGGCTCCCTCGGGAGGAGGGGGCGAGAAGGAGAGGAGCAGCCCGCCTGCGGTGGACGAGGACGCGGTAGGGAAGTTGTGGAGTAGCTTCGTGGAGTCGGCCCACACGGAGCTGGAGACGCCGACACCCCGGGTCAGAGGGGGCAGAGCCTGGGATGGAGACTTCACCCGGGAACTGGGCAAAGAGGAGACCTTGGACAGAAATGAGAAGATCGAGCAGGCTGCCTTCCAGATCATCTCCAAAGTGATCTTGGAGGCCACCGAAGAGGTGCTGGCCACCACGATGGGCAGGATTGCAGGTCGGATGTATCAGGCCTCGGCTGGTCAGCTCCAAGGGCAGAAGGAGGAGGGCTGTTCCCCAGCCAGCCAGGAAACTGCCCCGGGCCACGGTGCCACTGAGGCCGCGGAGTCCACTGAGCCCGCAGAGTCCGCTGCGGCCACGGAGTCAGCTGCAGCCACGTCAGAGGCAGTCAGGGCCCCCGTGGAGGCTGCCCTTCCCTCTACAGACCCACCAGCAGAGGATCTGCCACCACCAAAGACCTACGTGAGCTGCCTGACCAGCCCTCTGTCCAGCCCCACCAAGGACAGGAAGCCAAAGAACTCCGCACACCCCATCTCCCTGACACCCTGCCCTCCACCAGCCGCCCCCCTCGGGGAGTCATTGGGCGAGGCAGGCGACCTGGCAGGAGATGCTGCCTGTGTCACCTGCGTGTCCAACAACAGCCAGGGTGTCCCCTCAGTAGCCTCCTCTGGGCAGTGCTCAGATTCCGTCAGCACATCAGGGCTCGAAGACTCTTGTACAGaggccacctccagccccagggacaAGGCCACCACCCCGCCGCTGCCAGAAAGTACTGTGCCCTTCAGCAACGGGGTACTGAAGGGGGAGCTGTCGGACTTGGGGACTGAGGACAGATGGACCATGGACGCGGAAGCAGATCATTCGGGAG GTTCAGACGGGAACAGCATGGATTCGGTGGATGGCTGCTGTGGCCTCCGGAAGCCTGACGGTTTCCAGAATGCCCAGGCAGGCTCCAACCCCAAGAAGGTCGACCTCATCATCTGGGAGATTGAAGTGCCAAAG CACCTAGTTGGTCGGCTGATTGGCAAGCAGGGACGGTACGTGAGTTTTCTGAAGCAGACATCTGGTGCCAAGATCTACATCTCCACCCTGCCTTACACCCAGAACGTCCAGATCTGCCACATAGAAG GCTCTCAGCATCATGTAGACAAGGCGCTGAACTTGATCGGGAAGAAGTTCAAGGAACTGAACCTCACCAACATCTACGCTCCCCCGCTGCCTTCGCTGGCACTGCCTTCTCTTCCAATGACTTCCTGG cTCATGCTCCCGGATGGCATCACTGTGGAGGTGATCGTGGTCAACCAGGTCAACGCCGGGCACCTGTTCGTGCAGCAGCACACGCACCCGACCTTCCATGCGCTGCGCAGCCTGGACCAGCAGATGTACCTCTGCTATTCTCAGCCAGGaatccccaccctgcccaccccagtgGAAA TAACAGTCATCTGCGCTGCCCCTGGCGTGGACGGTGCCTGGTGGCGAGCCCAAGTGGTGGCCTCCTACGAGGAGACCAATGAAGTCGAGATTCGCTACGTTGACTACGGGGGATACAAGAGAGTGAAGGTCGACGTGCTCCGGCAGATCCG GTCTGACTTCGTGACCCTGCCGTTCCAGGGAGCAGAGGTCCTTCTTGACGGTGTGACGCCCCTGTCAG ATGATGACCACTTCTCACCTGAAGCGGACGCGGCGATGAGCGAGATGACAGGAAACACCGCGCTGCTGGCCCAG gtGACGAGTTACAGTCCAACTGGCCTTCCTCTGATTCAGCTATGGAGTGTGATTGGAGATGAG GTGGTGTTGATAAACAGGTCGCTGGTGGAGCGAGGACTCGCTCAGTGGGTGGACAGCTACTACTCAAGCCTCTGA